The sequence AGCGGAGCGGCTCTGAGCCTCAGGCCGTTGCTGGCTGCGTTTACCTTGAGGTCCCGGTGCATAAGGCCCTTGCTGTGCAGGAAGTCAACGGCTTCGGCAatctggaggaaaatgtccagaCACTGGTTGTGCTCCCTCTGCTCGGGCAGGCAGCGCTGGGCCATCCAGTCCTTCAGGTTCTCCTTGCGGCACAGCTGCATTTGGATGTACAGATACACCTGCAGACGGGATGGCACAAATTAGCGGCGCTAAACTAGATCTTGCAGGTAGTTAGAATACAATGGGGCAAAATACCCGTTaaatcaggggtggccaaccagtcagagactaagagccacatttttttactgtgtaccgcaaagagccacatcgcGAGCCGAACGTcaaggagccgcatgaaacccggcaaagagccgcgggttggccacccttGCGTTAAATTGTATGGGGGCGGTTGTAAGCCAAAATAGCAAAACAATATAAAAACTAAGAAGTTTTTAGAGTCTGGAAAAGCAAATCAAGAAGCACGAGACAAAAAGAAGCATCAAAATGTTGAACCTTGGGAGACGGCTGCACACGTTGGCCAGCAGGAGTTGGGGATAGCGCCAGGGCCAGCGAGTTGGGCCGAGGTGGCGAAGAAGAGGAGGGCTGGCCGCTCTCAGGCTGTCGGGTGTGCAATGAAGACAAACCGGTCCTCCCGACGCCGGATGGGTCTGAACGGGTGGCACCGGAGGCAGAGTCCTCCTCGGCATCCACCTCAACGCCGGCGTCGCGGTCACATCCCGAGTCCTCAAAGACGATGTCAAAAGAGGACGAGGTGCAGTCACTGGGCCGGTGAGGCAGGCATAGATCAAAGGAGTCGGGTGTGTCGGGGCGGTCTGGCTCGGTCTGGCTGTCCGGTTCGGACTCGAAGCTGCCGTGGCCCAGAATAGGGTAGAAGGACCGGTCGCCGTTCAGGCCCGAGCCTGTTGTGGTGTCGCAGCCGCTGAGGACCTGGTGATGATTGTACCCATTCACCGGCAGACCGCCGGCAGGGCCGCCGCCCGAGCCGCCGCCCAGCAACACAGAATTGGACACGGGTACTTTGACGGACAGCGCCTCCATGTGGTCCACAAAGCTCATTGGCGATTCGGTGGCACTAAAAGACAGAAACGGGTCAATTCGGACCTTTGTGGCAACAATGGTTCTGAGCTAGTCTTGCAACGCGCTGTTGCACACAAAATGCTTCAGTTCATGCACGGCTTTGAATCGGCCGATGAAATGGTCCAACCGTGATGTCAGTCTTACCTGGGGTCTTGCAGCCACCTGTAGTCCATCTTCTCCTGCCAGCCCTCGGGGGGGCTCTCCTGCCATGCGTTGAAATAGCGGATGATGCCGGGGTGCTCCAGCTTGGCCAAGGCCTTCACCTCCCGCATCACCTTCTCACGCGCCACCTCCCTGAAGGAGCCAGAGAACGCCTTTGAGCAACATGGCTCGCTCGGCTCGGATTGGCGACTGCACCTGTTGGGCAGTCGGATCCTCTTGATGGCGTAGTTGCAGTCGTCCACTTTGTTGCGCGCTTCAAAGACCACGCCAAAGCCCCCGCGGCCGAGGCACTGCACGGGCTCAAAGTCTGTCAGGTACCTGAAGATACACACATGACACCATCTCAGCTCATTTAGTGAAACCACATacaagttgttgtttttgttgtcgtgGTGATGGAAAGATATTTTTTAGCAGAGTTTATCTGATTGCATATTTCTATCCTTATTTCATTTTACTCGATTGTACCGTTACAATTGTTCCTTGTGAGCTCCTTCACTGACGATGGTAATAAAGCCAATTCTGCTAATGACGTACCTGGACACATATTTGCTGGAGCGCGTTCCCTCTGCGTCCGGCTCTTTGGATTCAACGACCTCGAGGTCGGTCTTGTCAGTCTGGCACTGCGTCTCGGACTCTTTACGTTGctttggaggagaaaaaaaacaaaaaacacggaTCGACCAAGATCTACTCGCAGAAAAGACAAAACCGGCCGTGTTTGCTTTGGTAGAAATCCAATCAAAGCTACCTGGGGTGGGCTCACTTTATTTGTTCCCTGTCCCACCCGTTGTGTGTACTTGAGGGTCCTTTTTGGGCTTGGGGTCTTACCCTGCCGCTGACGGACGCCGACGGGTGAAAAAACTTGCGCACCACGTAGGTGGTGGCGGCGATGCAGAAGACTATGGTGCCCAGGATCTCCTTCCACCAGGGCAGGAGCAGCACGGGGTCTTTGTTCCTGCCGCTCTCGGGCTGAGCCTCGCTTCTCTTGATCACACTCACCGCGCTATCCCGCTTCCCCCGGTAGCGCTTGTTGAAGTAGCCGTTGTCTACGGAAGGAAGGGGGAGGGGCGGATTAGATGTTGACAAGGCCAGCTTGCGGGTCCCGGGTCTCACCGTAGGGATACTGCAGGATGGACAAGGCTCCATTGCTGTACTCGTCATGGGAGAACTTGTCGTTGTTTAGACACTTGTCAAACTCGTCCGAGCCGACCAAGGCCGGAGTCCGAGACGGCGACTCTGCCGAAGAGCAGCGGCAGGGTCAACCCGTGTCGTCATCCCGTGTCGCCATCGCGACTTTGCGAGGCGCTAAACTCACGGATGAGAGGCTTCCATTTGACGGTGGGGAGCGGAATGATGTCCTTCTCGGACCCGATGGCTTTAGACGGAAACTTCTCGGTGATCCTCACGGAGGACTGGAGGTAGAGCTGCCCGTGGAACATCCCTTCAAGAGGGCACCCCAAAATATTCATGATCAATTTCAAGTCATTGTTACGCCCCTGCTGCTGTGTGAGCTTCAACCACATGGGAGCGCAGGTAAACACATACCCAGGTAAACGCTGGATGCCGAAGCATCCTTGGCTGCGTCCggattgtcgtcgtcgtcgtcgtcctcctcgtcaGTTTCCGAATGGTTGCTGTAGGCCGTGTCGTCAAACAGGCTTATGGGAGTGACTTTACCACCGCCCACCAGCCAGGCGGAGGCAATGGGAGTGCAGAACTAGAACGAGAGCAAGCCATTTTCTAGCAGACTTACTCCCAAAGGTCCGCTACCTGCGTTTGAGCCAGGCAAAGCCGTCTTTTCTCACCTGGTGTTCCCAGACAAGCTGACCATCAGCCCCGGTGCTGAAGGCCATCACCTTCCAATCAGGGACGGACACCTTGATGACCAAGTCCAGGTTGTAGTTCTTCTTGTTGTCCGCCTGCTCTTTGGACTCCTCTGTGATTATTTGTGGACGCTCCCCTCGCCACCAGGAGTTCCCATTGGCCATCTCTCCGTCCAGGAAGCTGATGGCTGACTGCGCCTCTGGCACGAGTTTCAGCTCAAAGTTTCCCACGCTGAAGTTCCACCTGAAGTCCCGAAAATAAGCCACACTTGTCATGTGATTTGATACTTTGAAATAAGGCCGGCGTTAGCCCGATACCGATATCAGGATATGGTTACTCCCCCATGCCTTGAGAATACTACGCACTTCTCCATTCCTGAGCGAGGTCTGATGGCTCGGACGGTCTTCTGGGTCCTCTGAAGCAGGAGCACGTCTTCGCATTCCGTTTCTTCGGCACCCCAGTGGCTGCAGCCCACCGCAGAGCAGATGTAGCGCAGCTAAAGATGACGAGGCAATT is a genomic window of Syngnathus typhle isolate RoL2023-S1 ecotype Sweden linkage group LG16, RoL_Styp_1.0, whole genome shotgun sequence containing:
- the eif2ak3 gene encoding eukaryotic translation initiation factor 2-alpha kinase 3, translated to MERGLRFGNASISLALLLLNVLVGIGTLHTLGSVVADGKPRLATGGTGDGHRAVKLRPAVADVTVEDVADNGTPSAEDEASCGGERHGSFPMRRSLVIISTLDGRISALDPHNQGRKQWDLDVGSGCLVSSSLSKPEVFDSKMVIPSLDGALFQWNRDRESMEAVPFSVESLLESSYRVGEDTVLVGGKSLTTYGLGAYSGKLRYICSAVGCSHWGAEETECEDVLLLQRTQKTVRAIRPRSGMEKWNFSVGNFELKLVPEAQSAISFLDGEMANGNSWWRGERPQIITEESKEQADNKKNYNLDLVIKVSVPDWKVMAFSTGADGQLVWEHQFCTPIASAWLVGGGKVTPISLFDDTAYSNHSETDEEDDDDDDNPDAAKDASASSVYLGMFHGQLYLQSSVRITEKFPSKAIGSEKDIIPLPTVKWKPLIQSPSRTPALVGSDEFDKCLNNDKFSHDEYSNGALSILQYPYDNGYFNKRYRGKRDSAVSVIKRSEAQPESGRNKDPVLLLPWWKEILGTIVFCIAATTYVVRKFFHPSASVSGRQRKESETQCQTDKTDLEVVESKEPDAEGTRSSKYVSRYLTDFEPVQCLGRGGFGVVFEARNKVDDCNYAIKRIRLPNREVAREKVMREVKALAKLEHPGIIRYFNAWQESPPEGWQEKMDYRWLQDPSATESPMSFVDHMEALSVKVPVSNSVLLGGGSGGGPAGGLPVNGYNHHQVLSGCDTTTGSGLNGDRSFYPILGHGSFESEPDSQTEPDRPDTPDSFDLCLPHRPSDCTSSSFDIVFEDSGCDRDAGVEVDAEEDSASGATRSDPSGVGRTGLSSLHTRQPESGQPSSSSPPRPNSLALALSPTPAGQRVQPSPKVYLYIQMQLCRKENLKDWMAQRCLPEQREHNQCLDIFLQIAEAVDFLHSKGLMHRDLKPSNIFFTVDDVVKVGDLGLVTAMEHEEDECEQYALTPAPLLTRHTGQVGTKLYMSPEQLSGQLYSHKVDIYSLGLILFELLNPFRTQMERVRTLMEVRSLRFPESFSKNNFHELNMVLSMLSLIPGDRPEAADITGLPLFRDLELPCRLAVVRQRSRTYSTSSTGGGGGGLTSRQPSAT